Proteins encoded together in one Mobula hypostoma chromosome 9, sMobHyp1.1, whole genome shotgun sequence window:
- the LOC134351907 gene encoding serotonin N-acetyltransferase-like, protein MFKLIMNCLCTGISPCLYEDVCRSEQTDSSESAETTETSASQRLEYQPGSELRTSHLVLKMDVAPPSTSPFLKPFALRYSEASSPRGRRRHTLPASEFRNLSLNDALSVFEIEREAFISVSGECPLHMDEVRHFLELCPELSLGWFEEGRLVAFVIGSGWDKDKLSQDAMTIHVPGGSTVHIHVLAVHHRCRQQGKGSIILWRYLQYLRCLPTVKRAVLMCEDFLITFYQKAGFKEIGPSGIVVGSLTFTEMEYVLGSGAYLRRNSGF, encoded by the exons ATGTTTAAGCTGATTATGAATTGCTTGTGTACGGGAATCAGTCCTTGTCTGTATGAGGACGTGTGCCGCAGCGAGCAGACAGACAGTTCAGAGAGCGCGGAGACCACAGAGACCTCTGCCAGCCAGCGTCTTGAATACCAGCCGGGCAGCGAGCTCCGGACAAGCCACCTGGTCCTGAAGATGGATGTGGCCCCGCCCAGCACCTCTCCTTTCCTCAAGCCTTTCGCTTTAAGATACTCGGAGGCTTCGAGCCCCCGGGGTCGGAGGAGACACACGCTGCCAGCCAGCGAGTTCCGCAACCTGAGCCTGAACGATGCGCTCAGCGTGTTCGAAATCGAGAGGGAAG CTTtcatctctgtctctggagagtGCCCTTTACACATGGACGAAGTGAGACACTTCCTAGAACTGTGCCCCGAGTTATCCCTGGGCTGGTTTGAAGAAGGGAGACTCGTAGCCTTTGTTATTGGCTCTGGCTGGGACAAAGACAAACTGTCGCAG GATGCTATGACTATCCACGTTCCAGGAGGTTCCACTGTCCACATCCATGTCCTGGCTGTTCACCACAGATGCCGTCAGCAAGGGAAAGGTTCGATCATCTTATGGAGATACTTGCAATACCTACGCTGTCTTCCTACAGTCAAAAGAGCTGTACTCATGTGTGAAGACTTCCTGATTACTTTCTACCAAAAAGCAGGCTTTAAAGAGATTGGACCTTCTGGTATTGTAGTAGGTTCCCTCACATTTACAGAAATGGAATATGTTCTTGGCAGTGGTGCCTACTTGCGGAGAAACAGTGGCTTCTGA